CTGAGATTTGCATTTAATAGTCTTTTAATAACATTTGCTACTATAGTCATTACAGTGATTTTAAGTTTGCTTGGAGGGTATGCTTTTTCACGATTTAGATTCCCTTTTAAATACATTCTTCTGATGTTAATTTTAATACCGAGAATAATCCCCAGTATAACCAGGGTTATTCCTTTATACCAATTGTTTTCAGAGATTGGCTTGCTTGATTCCTATTTAGGGCTCATTCTTCCATACGTTGCAGATGCTACACCTATTGGCATTTGGGTTTTAATGGGTTTTTTTGATGGAATTCCAAAATCTATTGATGAACAAGCGTTGGTGGATGGTTGTTCAAAATTAGAAGCTTTAATTAAAGTGATTGTCCCGCTAACAAAACCAGGCATGATTTCTGTGGCTTTGTTTGCCTTCATCAGATCTTGGAACGAATTTATAATAGCATTAACATTTATGAGAGGGGAAATGATGACTCTACCTGTAGGCCATTATAGAGTTTTTGAATTTTTTGGCATAAGACATTGGGGAGCTATAAATGCATACACAATAATAGTTGTTATTCCAATAGTTTTATTTTTCATATTTTTTGAGCGAGAAATGATTAGGGGAATGACAGCTGGGTCCGTAAAGGGGTGATTATTTAAAAAAATAAGCATTTGGATCTAATTTGGTTCAAATTCAAAACGAACCAATATATAGGCAAATAAATAATTAAGATACGAAAGGTTATCTTAACTTCAATTTTATAAATATAATATATAATATATGGAAATTATAGATTTTAAACTTACACTTATTGACATTTGTTCACCCTATTGAGCAGTTAGGCTTAACTATACGTTGGTTCATAAGGGGGTTAACACAATCGACAAAAAATATTAAACTTCAATTCTAATTTTCTTTTTTCTTTTGACTTGATAATGAAATGATGAATAACAAAATAATTTTTAGTATACAAAGACAGCATCTTTAATCACATTATATCAAATGACATTAACATCGAGGGATATCAAGATGTTGTTCAGCAGCTGATTACAATGTGGAAATGGTGAGCAGCCATATTCGCGCAAACCATAAAGTTTAAGTTTATGACCGGGTGGTTGTACTTTGCGATAGGGAGCAATTTATACAACCCCTCTGATTAACGTTCACATGTTGTTCGAGTATGTGATAAATATTTCTGCAAAAGGTTTAATTTATTCTTGGCTAACAGGTAAAGAGCTGCAAAAAAACAGTGAAGTTTGGCGCTGCCACCTCGGCGCTAAAACAATCAATTCTTTGATCCTTCAATCATATGGCTTTAGAAGAGATTGAAGCAATAGCTGAACTCCTGCTTCTGGCAGGGTTAAAAGATAAGTAATATCCCCTTTCCTTTTTAGATGCCCCAGGAAGGAAAATATTCTCTAGCTAAGGAGGGAGAGTGATGAAACTTAGTTTTAGATGGTTTGGAGAAGATGATAAAATTTCCCTTGAAGAAATAAGACAGATACCGGGTATGAAAGGAATTGTGACCTCTTTATATAATATTCCCTCCGGTAAGACTTGGCCCAGCAGGAAAATATCCAATTTGGTAAATGAAATTGAAAAAAATGGCCTAAAGCTCACGGCTATTGAAAGTGTCCCAGTCCATGAAGATATAAAAATGGGCAAATCAACCAGAGACAAATATATCGAAAATTATAAAAAAACCATCAGAAATCTGGGAAGAGAAGGGATTGAAGTAGTTACATACAATTTTATGCCAGTTTTTGATTGGACCAGATCTAAGTTAGATCACAAATTACAGGATAGTTCAGAAGCTCTTATATTTGAAAGCAGTAAGGTTGAAAAGATGGATCCTGTGGAGGGTGATCTGGATTTACCTGGTTGGGATATTACTCATAGAAAAGAAGAGATAGAAAAATTAATGTCCGAGTATAAAGTTATGAATGAAGAAAAACTTTGGGATAATCTGGAATATTTTCTAAAAAATATAGTACCAGTTGCTGAAGAAGAAGATGTGTATCTGGCTATTCACCCTGATGATCCCCCGTGGCCTATTTTTGGCCTGCCTCGTATTATCACTGACGGAGATAGTTTGGAGAGGTTAATCAAACTGGTAGATAGCCCACATAACGGCCTGGCAATATGTTCAGGGTCTTTGGGAGCGGATCCCGATAATGATCTTCCCGAAATCATTAGAGAATTTGGAGGAAAGGGTAGGATACATTTTGCTCATATGAGAAACATTGAGATTACAGGCGAAAAATGTTTTGAAGAAAGAGCTCATTTAAGCAGTGAAGGAAGTCTGGATATGGTGGAAATTTTAAAGGCTTATCATGATGTTGGTTTTAACGGTCCGATGAGGCCAGATCATGGTAGAATGATATGGGGAGAAACAGGCAAACCAGGATATGGGTTATATGATAGAGCTCTGGGAGCTACTTATCTTAATGGCATATGGGAAGCTCTCGAGAAAGCTAAATAATTTTATTTAGGAGGCAAAATCATGAAACTTCCGTTTAAAATTGATCTATCCGAAAGAAATTGCGTAGTTACAGGAGGTGCTGGAGTTCTCTGCAGCACATTTTCTAAAGCCTTAGCACAGTGTGGGGCTAATGTTATAATACTTGACGTAGCAGCAGAAAAAGCAGCAGAAGTAGCTAAGACAATAAAAGAAAATGGAGGCAAAGCTAAAGCAATCAAAACAGATATCCTAGATGAAAAAAGTTTGTTGAATGCAAAAAAAGAGATTATTAGAGAGTATGGCATTCCAGATATACTAATTAATGGGGCAGGAGGAAATCATCCAAAAGGAACCACAACAAATGAATTTTTTGAGAGAAAAGATTTACAAAAAGAAGAGGTTAAAACATTTTTTGATCTCGAAAGAGAAGGTATAGAATTTGTATTCAACTTAAACTTTCTGGGAACTTTTTTGACGACCCAGATTTTTGCAGAAGATATGACTAAAAAGGATGATGCTGTCATAATAAATATATCTTCGATGAATTCTTTCACCCCTCTAACAAAAATACCAGCTTATAGTGCGGCCAAAGCTGCAATTAGTAATTTTACTGAATGGCTGGCAGTACATTTTTCCCGGGAAAATTTAAGAGTGAATGCACTTGCACCGGGATTTTTTCTAACAGAACAGAACAAAGAATTGCTGCTAGATGAAGAAGGAAATTATACTGAGCGAGCGGAAAAAATAATTTCCCAGACTCCTTTGGAGCGGTTTGGCGAAAAAGAGGAATTGATCGGCACTTTACTATGGCTGGTTGGAAACAATTCAGCTGGCTTTGTTAACGGTAATGTGGTGCCGATTGATGGAGGTTTTTCTGCTTATTCCGGTGTTTAACCATGAATAAGTTAAATCAGAATGAATAATCTAACCTGTTCAACCAATAAATACGAACTTCTCTAATAACCATGATAAGTTCATTCCAATATATCATCATTCATTTTAGGCAATAAAATAAAAGTAATAAAAAGAAAGTAAATTTAAAGACAGGGACAATTTAAATCTTAATTGTGTATAAAAAAGGCGGATGAATATCAGTCGTCAAAAACTATTTACAAAAAGCTAAAGAGATAATTGTTCACCCTCGGAAACTATAAATAATATATGATGGCAAAGAATTGGTTGACATAAATTATTTTAGTTAGATTTTTTTACAAAAACCCTAAATTACATTAAGTTTGCAATTTATGTCTCTAGAGTGTCAAAAAATTTTATTCCTAAATATTATCTTTTTACCCACGGCAAGTATAATTGTGTTTTTAAAAACAAGCAAGATATTGGCAATTTAATCTAGTCTTCAAACTGGGGGCTGATACTTTGTTCCGACTTAATAGACAGAATTTAGAGGAAAAATTGCTGGGAAAAAGCGAATTAGCAGATTTCCCCGCAGAAATCCTCGATTATCCCGAAAGAGTACTGCAAATTGGTGAAGGTAATTTCTTGAGAGCTTTCTTCAATTGGATGCTTCATGAGATGAATAAAAAAGGTATTTTTAAAGGACGGGCAGCGGTAATACAGCCTATACCTCCTGGAAAAGTTTCTGATTTAAATGAGCAGGATGATCTTTATACTTTGCTGTTAAGAGGTATTCAAGAGGGGGAAGAAATTGATAGACGAGAAATTATTACCTCAATCAGCAGAGGTTTGGAATCACATCAGGAATGGGATGAGGTTTTATCTCTGGCAGAAAATCCTGATATTGATATTGTCGTTTCCAATACCACCGAAGCGGGGATAGCCTACAATCCTGAGGATGATTTAAATGACAACCCTCCTGATTCTTATCCGGGAAAATTGACCGCTTATCTAAAGCGACGTTATGATTATTTTTCCGGAGATAGAGATAAAGGAATGTTAATCGTTCCTGTAGAGCTTATTAACAGGAATGGGGATGAATTAAAAAGAATTATCTTTAAGCTGGCCAATGATTGGAATTTATCAGCTGATTTCAAAAACTGGCTGGAAGAAGCAAATACATTTTTAAACACTCTTGTGGATAGAATTGTTCCCGGATATCCTGAAGATGAGGCTAAAGAAATAGAACAGGAACTTGGTTACAGGGATAGAAATATGACTGCTGGAGAAGCTTTTCATCTGTGGATTATAGAAGGAGATGAAAAGCATAAAAAGAAACTCCCCTTTCATAAAGCCGGGCTTAATGTAAAATGGGTGGATAATATGGATCCATATAGAACAAGAAAGGTGAGAATTCTAAACGGTGCTCACACTTCTACAGTTCCTGTTGCTTATCTATCCGGCATAGACCTGGTAAGAGAAGCGGTTAATGATGAAGTTGTGGCGAAATTTATAGAAAAAAGCATCTTTGAAGAGATTATCCCCACTTTAGATTTTGATAATGAAGAACTTGAAAGCTTTGCAAATAAGATTTTGGAGAGATTTGAAAATCCTTTCATTGATCATGAGTGGCTCGATATTTCACTTAATTCTACTTCAAAGTTTAAAACAAGAGTGCTGCCTTCACTTTTAAAATATCAGGATAAATTTAATGAATTACCGACAAATCTGGTCTTTTCGCTGTCAGCTTTGATTAAATTTTATAAAGGGAAAAGAATTGAAAAGGGAAAGTTAATCGCTACAAGAAAAGGAGAGGAATATGCAATTAAGGACGAAAATAAATCTTTAGAATTTTTTCTTTCAATCTGGTCCCGATTTAAAGAAGGCAAAATATCAAGATATGAATTAGTTCAGGAAACCTTAAGCAATAAAGATTTTTGGGAACAGGATCTTACTGCTATACCCGGTTTGGTAGAACTTACCGAATCATATTTAAATAAAATTGAAGAAAATGGTATGAAGACCACTCTCAAATCAATTTTGCAGGGTTGATAAAAATGGGAAAAAATATTATTAAAATTTCAGAAAACGACAATGTTGCTGTAGCACTTGAAAATTTAAAGCAAAAAGAGAAAATATTCATCGGAGAAAAAGAAATTAATATCAAAGAAGAAATTCCTCAGGGGCATAAAGTTTCATTGGCCGACATATCACCGGGAGAAAAAATTATTAAATATGGCCATTCAATTGGAGTAGCTTCTAAAGATATCACCAAAGGAAAATGGGTTCATACTCATAATATGGAAACCTCTTTAAAAGGAAAAATAGATTATGAATATAATCCAGCCAGCATAGAGGAAAAAGTCTGCCCGGAAGATTCTGGTTTTTATGGTTATGAAAGAGAAAACGGTGAAATTGGGATAAGAAATGAAATCTGGATATTAAACACGGTGGGCTGTATTAACAAGGTTTCTGAAAATATTGCCAGAAAAGCCAAAGAAAAATTCGATGAAAAGATGCAGGAGGCCGGTGTGGATGATATAGTCTTTTTCTCTCATCCTTATGGATGTTCTCAGCTTGGCGGTGATCTTAAAAACACGCAAAACATTTTATCCAGCCTGGTTCAACATCCCAATGCTGCAGGTGTATTAATATGTGGTCTTGGTTGTGAAAATAACACTCTCTCGGATTTTAAGAAATTTTTAGGAGAATACAATAAAAAAAGAATAAAATTTTTAACCTTTCAGGAAGAAAAAGATGAAATAAACGCTTCATTGTCAGAATTGGAAAGCTTAATAGAGTATGCAGGGAATTTTTCACGAAAAGAAGTTCCTCTTAAAAAATTAAATATCGGCTTGAAATGCGGAGGATCTGATAGCTTCTCCGGCATAACGGCAAATCCTTTATTGGGCAGGGTCTCTGATAGACTAATCTCCTGTGATGGAGCTTCAATTCTCAGTGAAGTGCCGGAAATGTTTGGGGCAGAACAGATATTGATGCAGAGAGCTAAAAACAAAGAAGTATTTAATAAAATAGTCGAGATGATAAATGGTTTTAAAGAATATTTTTTAGATCATAATCAAGAAATATATGAAAATCCTTCCCCCGGAAATATTGAAGGAGGAATAACAACTTTAGAAGAAAAATCTCTTGGCAATATAGAAAAAGGTGGCAAAAGTAAAATAGTTGATGGGAAAAATTACGGCGAAAGAATTGATGATATATCAGGGCTGCACTTATTGGAATCTCCCGGTAATGATCTGGTTTCCACTACTGCCCTGGCTG
The Halarsenatibacter silvermanii DNA segment above includes these coding regions:
- a CDS encoding carbohydrate ABC transporter permease — translated: MNEKLYRKLSNRVLDLLTFIFVGFAIFPFIWALSTSFKYIEEIYQIPPSILPEKFSLHNYSVIFEQMPFLRFAFNSLLITFATIVITVILSLLGGYAFSRFRFPFKYILLMLILIPRIIPSITRVIPLYQLFSEIGLLDSYLGLILPYVADATPIGIWVLMGFFDGIPKSIDEQALVDGCSKLEALIKVIVPLTKPGMISVALFAFIRSWNEFIIALTFMRGEMMTLPVGHYRVFEFFGIRHWGAINAYTIIVVIPIVLFFIFFEREMIRGMTAGSVKG
- a CDS encoding SDR family oxidoreductase, with the protein product MKLPFKIDLSERNCVVTGGAGVLCSTFSKALAQCGANVIILDVAAEKAAEVAKTIKENGGKAKAIKTDILDEKSLLNAKKEIIREYGIPDILINGAGGNHPKGTTTNEFFERKDLQKEEVKTFFDLEREGIEFVFNLNFLGTFLTTQIFAEDMTKKDDAVIINISSMNSFTPLTKIPAYSAAKAAISNFTEWLAVHFSRENLRVNALAPGFFLTEQNKELLLDEEGNYTERAEKIISQTPLERFGEKEELIGTLLWLVGNNSAGFVNGNVVPIDGGFSAYSGV
- a CDS encoding UxaA family hydrolase; translated protein: MGKNIIKISENDNVAVALENLKQKEKIFIGEKEINIKEEIPQGHKVSLADISPGEKIIKYGHSIGVASKDITKGKWVHTHNMETSLKGKIDYEYNPASIEEKVCPEDSGFYGYERENGEIGIRNEIWILNTVGCINKVSENIARKAKEKFDEKMQEAGVDDIVFFSHPYGCSQLGGDLKNTQNILSSLVQHPNAAGVLICGLGCENNTLSDFKKFLGEYNKKRIKFLTFQEEKDEINASLSELESLIEYAGNFSRKEVPLKKLNIGLKCGGSDSFSGITANPLLGRVSDRLISCDGASILSEVPEMFGAEQILMQRAKNKEVFNKIVEMINGFKEYFLDHNQEIYENPSPGNIEGGITTLEEKSLGNIEKGGKSKIVDGKNYGERIDDISGLHLLESPGNDLVSTTALAAAGAHIVLFTTGRGTPFGGPVPTVKISTNNSLYNKKENWLDFNAGEILQEKNLDGLEKELFDYLLEIGSGQKRTINEKNDYREIAIFKSGVTL
- a CDS encoding tagaturonate reductase; amino-acid sequence: MFRLNRQNLEEKLLGKSELADFPAEILDYPERVLQIGEGNFLRAFFNWMLHEMNKKGIFKGRAAVIQPIPPGKVSDLNEQDDLYTLLLRGIQEGEEIDRREIITSISRGLESHQEWDEVLSLAENPDIDIVVSNTTEAGIAYNPEDDLNDNPPDSYPGKLTAYLKRRYDYFSGDRDKGMLIVPVELINRNGDELKRIIFKLANDWNLSADFKNWLEEANTFLNTLVDRIVPGYPEDEAKEIEQELGYRDRNMTAGEAFHLWIIEGDEKHKKKLPFHKAGLNVKWVDNMDPYRTRKVRILNGAHTSTVPVAYLSGIDLVREAVNDEVVAKFIEKSIFEEIIPTLDFDNEELESFANKILERFENPFIDHEWLDISLNSTSKFKTRVLPSLLKYQDKFNELPTNLVFSLSALIKFYKGKRIEKGKLIATRKGEEYAIKDENKSLEFFLSIWSRFKEGKISRYELVQETLSNKDFWEQDLTAIPGLVELTESYLNKIEENGMKTTLKSILQG
- the uxuA gene encoding mannonate dehydratase — protein: MKLSFRWFGEDDKISLEEIRQIPGMKGIVTSLYNIPSGKTWPSRKISNLVNEIEKNGLKLTAIESVPVHEDIKMGKSTRDKYIENYKKTIRNLGREGIEVVTYNFMPVFDWTRSKLDHKLQDSSEALIFESSKVEKMDPVEGDLDLPGWDITHRKEEIEKLMSEYKVMNEEKLWDNLEYFLKNIVPVAEEEDVYLAIHPDDPPWPIFGLPRIITDGDSLERLIKLVDSPHNGLAICSGSLGADPDNDLPEIIREFGGKGRIHFAHMRNIEITGEKCFEERAHLSSEGSLDMVEILKAYHDVGFNGPMRPDHGRMIWGETGKPGYGLYDRALGATYLNGIWEALEKAK